TCCTGCAGCACCAGCGCTTTCAAAGGCGCGCCCTGGGCCGCGTCCAGTAATGCCGGTGCCACCTCCCCGACCTGTGGCGTCAACCAGGAGAGCGCCTGATCGGCGGCGGGCACCGGCAACAACCGTTGCTGGCAACGGCTGCGCACGGTGGGCAGCAGCAGGCTGGGCTGATGGCTGACCAGAATCAGGGTCATGCCCGGTCCCGGCTCTTCCAGAGTCTTGAGCAGCGCGTTCTGCGCACTGCGGTTGAGCGCTTCCGCCGGGGACAACAGCGCCAGCCGCCCGCCGCCGAACTGGGCGGTGCGGGAGCAGAACTCCACCAGGCGCCGCACCTGATCGATCTTGATCGCGCGGCTGCCTCCTTCCGGTGTCAGCACGTGCATGTCCGGGTGGGTACCGGCGGTACTCAGATGGCACGCCTCGCACTGGCCACAGGCCACGCCGGCGCTGGGTTGCCGGCACAACAGCGTCTGCATCAACGACTGCGCCAGCCGGTATTTGCCGATGCCTTCGGGACCGGCCAGCAACAGGGCATGGGGTAAACGCTCACGCTGGTGCTGATCCAGCAGCCGCGCCATCTCCTCCTGATGCCAGGGACAGGGTACCTGTACCGGCGCTTTGCTCATGCCTCCTCCGTAATCGCGTCCACCCAGGCGCCCAGGCGCTGGCGCACCTGCTCCAGCGGCCGGGTGGCGTCCACCTGCACGAATCGGCCGGGTTCATTGCGGGCCCGCTGCAAATAGCAGTCACGCACCCGCTGGAAAAAGTCACGGCTCTCCTGCTCGATGCGATCCAGCTCTCCCCGTTTGCCGGCGCGGGCCAGCCCCACTTCCACCGGCACGTCGAACAGCAGGGTGTAATCCGGCGCCACCCCGGCCAGCACCAGCCGTTCAAGGATGGCAATGGCATCGTGGTCCAGGCCACGCCCGGCGCCCTGGTAAGCCCAGGTGGCGTCCATGAAACGATCGCACAACACCCATTCGCCACGGGCCAGGGCGGGCCGGATCAGAGCGTCCAGGTGCTGGGCACGGGCGGCGAACACCAACAGCAATTCGGTGGTATCGGCCATCGGCTCCTCGCTGGGCGCCAGCAGCACCTGACGGATGCGCTCCGCCAGTTCGGTGCCGCCGGGCTCCCGGGTGACACGCACCGTCTTGCCGCGCTGACGCAGGCGTTCAGCCACCCATTCCAGGTTGACGCTTTTGCCGGCGCCCTCACCGCCCTCAAGCGTGATGAAGCGGCCGCTCACGGTGCCGCTCCCGGGCTTGAGCGGTAATCATCACGCCGGTTGAGCTGGTATTGGCGTACCGCGCGCCGGTGCTCCGCCAGCGTATTGGAGAAGGTGTGGCTGCCGTCGCCACGGGCGACGAAGTACAACGCCTTGGTCTGTTGCGGATGCACGGCGGCGAAAATGGCATCGCGGCCAGGCATGGCGATGGGCGTCGGCGGCAATCCGGTGATCACATAGGTGTTGTAAGGGGTGGGTTCACGCAAATCAGCCCGGCCAATGCGGCCGGCGTAGCGCTCGCCCATGCCATAGATCACGGTGGGGTCGGTTTGCAGCCGCATTCCCAGGCGCAAACGATTGACGAACACACCGGCGATCTGGCCGCGTTCCTTGGCTACACCGGTTTCCCGTTCCACGATAGAGGCCATGATCAATGCCTGGTAAGGGTCGTCATAGGGCAGCTTATCATCACGGCCGAGCCAGGCTTCGTCCAGTATCTTGCGTTGACGCTCCAGGGCCCGGCGCAGCAATTCCATGTCGCTGGTACCGGCGGTGTAGAAATAGGTGTCCGGGGCGAACCAGCCTTCGGGATGGGTATCCGGCATCCCCAGCCGTGCCATCACGTCCTGGTCGTCCACGCCGTCCAGCGTGACGGTGAGCCCTTCCAGCTCGGACAAACGGGCGCGAAACTGGCGAAAGGTCCAGCCCTCCACCAGGGTGACACTGCGCTGCATCACCTCCCCCCGGTCGATACGCTCCAGCAGCGTCAACAGAGAGTCCCCAGGGAACAATTGATATTCCCCCACATGCATGCGCCCTTCGACACCGGTGAAACGGCTGTAAAGACGTCCCGCCACCCGCCGCAGCGTGGACTCCGGCTCACCGCCCAGCAGACCTTCCCCTTGCAGCCTGCTCATCAGATGGCTGAAACCGGTGCCGGCCGGCACCTGCACCAGGCGGGCCTCGGTCACCGGCAAGGGTCGATGCAAATAGCCACTTACCCAAAAGCCCGCCAGCGGAATCGCCACGATGACGAACACCAGTAGCAGAGCAAAAACTCGTATTTTTCGACGCATGGATTGAATTTCAATGCCTGTATTGACGATCCCTGGCCACGGAGAGGGATCGGGGTTATGCGCGCGCTCAGTCGTTGAACTGCGCCCGCCAGAGCTGTTGCCACCGTAGAACATGGGGGTTCATCGGCCACACCCACTGCGCCAGTTTACGCACCGGCAACAGGCCGACAATACTGTTGGTAAGAAAAATGCCATCCGCCCGGCGCAGATGTGACAGGGGCCTCGCCCTCACCTCAACCGACCAGCCCTGATCGCGGGCGACGTCGAGCAGCCAGTCGCGTGCCACACCGGCGACTCCGGCGCGCTCCAGGGAGGGCGTCCACAGCAGGTTGCCGAACACGGCGAACAGATTCATCGAAGTGGCTTCCAGCGGACACCGGTGACGGTCCAGCAACAGTCCCTCGCGCCAGCCATGGCGGCCGGCCTCGGCGCGCGCCGCCACTTGTGGCAAGCGGTTGAGATGCTTGAGTCCGGCAAAAGGATCGTCCGGCAGCACGGTATCGCAGAGACCGATTTCGACCCCGTGCCGGAGATGATCGCGCGGTTCCTCCGTCAGCGGGAACCATTGGCCAAACAGGGTGGGTTCAGGCGTCTCCGGCGGCAAATAACCACGGCCGCCGCTGCCACGGGTCAACACCAGTTTGACCACGCCGGCCTCCGCGTCGTGATCACGCAGTTGCGCCGCCAGAGTCCGTTCCAGACTTTCCGCCGCCAGCGGAATCGCCAGCCGGCGGGCGCCGGCCAGCATTCTCGCCCGGTGCCGGGGCCATAATGGCACCCGGCCGTCCGCGCCAACCCTCAGGGTTTCGAACAGACCATCCCCGTAGGCCAGACCACGGTCACTGCGGGACAGCATGACGCTCCGCTCAAACGCGGCGGAACAGCAGGGTGGCGTTGGTGCCGCCGAAACCGAAGGAGTTGGACAAGGTCACGTCCATCTGGCGATCCTGGGCCTGATTGGGCACCAGGTTCAGGTCGCAGCCCTCATCCGCGTCGTCCAGGTTGATGGTCGGCGGAGCCACCTTGTCACGCATGGCCAGCAGACAAATGATCGCTTCCACGGCACCGGCGGCGCCCAGAAGGTGACCGATCATGGACTTGGTGGAGCTCACCGCCAGCTTGTCGGCGTGCTCGCCAAACGCCTGCTTCACCGCGTTCAGTTCGGCCAGGTCGCCCAGTTTGGTGGAGGTGGCATGGGCATTGATGTAATCCACTTCACCGGCGTCCATCCCCGCGTCACGCAGGGCGTTACGCATGGACAACGCGGCGCCGGCGCCGTTCTCGGAAGGCGCGGTCATGTGGTAGGCGTCATCGCTCATACCGTAGCCGACCAGTTCGGCGTAAATAGTGGCACCCCGGGCCTTGGCCCGTTCGTATTCTTCCAGCACCACGGCACCGGCGCCGTCGCCAAGCACGAAGCCGTCACGCTCGCGGTCCCAGGGCCGGCTGGCCGCCTGGGGATCGTCGTTGCGGGAAGACAGCGCCCGCGCCGCGGCAAAACCGCCCATGCCCAGCGGCGTGGAGCCTTTTTCCGCGCCGCCGGCGATCATCACGTCGGCGAGACCCAACTGAATCTGCTGGGCGGCGAAACCGATGTTATGGGTGCCGGTGGTGCAGGCGGATACGGTGGCGAAGTTCGGGCCCTTGAAGCCGTACATGATGGCCAGGTTGCCGGCGATCATATTGATGATGGTGCTGGGCACGAAAAACGGGGACAGCTTGCGCGGCCCGGAATCCAGTAACTTGCGGTGGTTCTCCTCGATATTGGTGAGGCCGCCGATACCGGAACCGATGGCGGCGCCGATGCGCTCGCCGTCTTCCTTGTCCATATCCAGGCCGGCATCGCCAATGGCCTGGATCGCCGCCACCATGCCGTACTGGACGAACAGGTCCATTTTCCGGCCTTCCTTGGCGGACAGGTAGTCACCCAGTTCAAAATCCGGTACCAGGCCGGCGAATTTGGTGGAGAAATCCGAGGTGTCGAAGTGCTCAATCGGGCGAATGCCGCTACGGCCCGCCTTGATGCCCTCCCAGGTACTGTTCACATCGGCGCCCAGGGGCGTGAGCATACCCAGACCGGTTACCACTACTCGACGTCGTGTCACCTGTATTCCTCCCAAAATGACGATTCCGGGGCCGGACCAATCAGCGCCGGCGCCCTCGGATTATAACGTACCGATTCGCTGCCAGGGCAGCTCCCACAGCAGCTCCGTAGCGCTCTCCGTGGGAAGCGAGCCTGCTCGCGAATACAGCGCGACTGCATATCTCCAACGCTAACAGACGCAATGTGAGCACCATGGACGGTGATCACCATGGAGGGTGATCACAAAAAAACCGCAAGCCCGTACAGAGCCTGCGGTTTTCCTTAGCGCAGCGTTACGACCGAAATCAGCTGTGGGCTTTGATGTAGTCCACGGCTGCTTGTACGGTGCTGATCTTCTCAGCTTCTTCGTCGGGGATTTCGGTCTCGAATTCTTCCTCGAGGGCCATTACCAGTTCAACGGTGTCCAGGGAATCGGCGCCCAGGTCTTCCACGAAGGAAGATTCGGATTTCACGTCTTCCGGCTTAACGCCCAATTGCTCGACAATGATCTTCTGGACCCGTTCTTCGATGCTGCTCATGATCCTATTACTCTCCTATTAATGGTGTGCAAGCACCTATGAGCGGCTATTCTAGGTGAACGCGATTTGCGCTTGCAAGCCGCCGCCGGTGCCCGTTTTCACGGATACGTTTCCAAATATGTTGAACCCCACCCACCGTGGAGACGATAAATGCCATCTCGACGGGGGCCACCCTGAAGCAGCGGCCCGGGCGAATCCATTGCATAAACCAGCCCCGAAAGGCCGGCGCATTCCAACCGGAACCGGCAGCTTAGCGGTTTCCGGAGGATTTGTCCCTACCCGGTGAACATGCCACCGTTAACATGGACCGTGGTACCCGTTACATAGCCACCACCGTCACCGGCCAGCCACGCCACCGCGCTGGCCACTTCATCGGGACTGCCGAGGCGGCCCAGGGGGATCTCCCGCAGCAGCGCATCGCGCTGGGCCTCGGGCAGAACATCGGTCATGTCGGTCTGGATAAAGCCCGGCGCCACCGAATTCACCGTGATGTTACGCGAGCCCAGCTCGCGGGCAAGAGCCCGGGTAAAGCCCTCCACGCCGCCTTTGGCCGCGGCATAGTTGGCCTGGCCGGCGTTGCCCATGGTTCCCACCACGGAACTGATATTGATCACCCGGCCCCAGCGGGCCTTGGTCATGCCCTTGATGCAAGCCTTGGTGACCCGGTACAGCGAATTGAGGTTGGTGTTGATCACATCCATCCATTCGTCGCTCTTCATCCGCAACATGAGGTTGTCACGGGTGATGCCGGCGTTGTTTACCAGCACCAGCGGCGCGCCGTGCTTTTCCACGATGGCCTTGATCGCCGTCTCCACCGAAGCGTCATCGGACACATTCAGCACCGCGCCGTCACCGTTCTCTGCGAGGGTGTCGGCAATGGCCTTGGCGCCATTCTCACTGGTGGCGGTACCGACCACGAAGAAACCGGCGTCCACCAGATTCCTGGCGATGGCTTTGCCGATGCCGCGGCTGGCACCGGTGACCAGGGCCACTTTACGTTCGTCGCTCATGGGGCGTCCTCAACCGTTCAAAGCCGCCTGAAAGGCGTCCAGGGATTCCAGGGGCTTGGCGTCCAACCCCCGGTCAATACGCTTGGTCAGGCCGCACAGTACCTTGCCGGGGCCGCATTCGTACAGCGTGGTCACGCCATCGGCGGCCAGAGCCTGCACCGTTTCCACCCAGCGCACCGGGGAGTACAGCTGCCGGATCAGGGCACTGCGGATCGCCTCCGGGTCGGTTTCCCGGGCCACGTCCGCGTTATTGATCACCGGCAGTTCCGGGGCGTGGAAACGGACCTGCTCGAGGCGCTCCGCCAGCGCTTCAGCGGCCGGCTTCATCAGCGCACAGTGAGAGGGCACGCTCACCGGCAGCGGCATGGCGCGCTTGGCGCCAGCGGCTTTGCAGGCAGCAATGGCGCGCTCCACGGCGCTACCCTGGCCGGCGATCACCACCTGACCGGGGGCGTTGAGGTTGACCGCCTCCACCACTTCGCCTTGAGCGGCCTCGGCACAGGCCCGGCGCACCTGATCGTCGTCCAGACCGAGGATCGCCGCCATGGCGCCCTCGCCTTCCGCCACCGCCTGTTGCATCAACTCGCCGCGGGTGCGCACCAGGCGCACCGCGTCACCCAGGGTGATCACTCCGGCACAGGTCAGCGCGGTGTATTCACCCAAGCTGTGCCCGGCCAGCAGCGCCGGGCGCGGGCCACCGCTTTGCTCCCACTCCTTCCACAGGGCAACACCGGCGGTCAGCAACAACGGCTGAGTATTCTCGGTGCGATTGAGGTTGGCCTCGGGGCCATTCTGGGCCAGTTCCCAGAGGTCCATGTCGAGGGCGCCGGAAGCTTCCTGGAAGGCCTGGCGCACGGCGGTGTGATCGGCGAAATCGGCCAGCATACCCAGGCTCTGCGAGCCCTGACCGGGAAAAACGAAAGCGGTTTTTGACATGCGTTTCCCTGATTCGCGAAGGACGGCCGGTGGGACT
This sequence is a window from Alloalcanivorax dieselolei B5. Protein-coding genes within it:
- a CDS encoding DNA polymerase III subunit delta', whose protein sequence is MSKAPVQVPCPWHQEEMARLLDQHQRERLPHALLLAGPEGIGKYRLAQSLMQTLLCRQPSAGVACGQCEACHLSTAGTHPDMHVLTPEGGSRAIKIDQVRRLVEFCSRTAQFGGGRLALLSPAEALNRSAQNALLKTLEEPGPGMTLILVSHQPSLLLPTVRSRCQQRLLPVPAADQALSWLTPQVGEVAPALLDAAQGAPLKALVLQDADWFSDRRRLAEQVLRVAQGRLSPAQGAQALAAFEPDTMARILYGWLARATRLAALGGAAIPAGEGDAQLEPLLRQLADTVPVARLMRATQRIQEGRRQILAGANPNKELLMEQWMLVLVGVDAALQ
- the tmk gene encoding dTMP kinase is translated as MSGRFITLEGGEGAGKSVNLEWVAERLRQRGKTVRVTREPGGTELAERIRQVLLAPSEEPMADTTELLLVFAARAQHLDALIRPALARGEWVLCDRFMDATWAYQGAGRGLDHDAIAILERLVLAGVAPDYTLLFDVPVEVGLARAGKRGELDRIEQESRDFFQRVRDCYLQRARNEPGRFVQVDATRPLEQVRQRLGAWVDAITEEA
- the mltG gene encoding endolytic transglycosylase MltG produces the protein MRRKIRVFALLLVFVIVAIPLAGFWVSGYLHRPLPVTEARLVQVPAGTGFSHLMSRLQGEGLLGGEPESTLRRVAGRLYSRFTGVEGRMHVGEYQLFPGDSLLTLLERIDRGEVMQRSVTLVEGWTFRQFRARLSELEGLTVTLDGVDDQDVMARLGMPDTHPEGWFAPDTYFYTAGTSDMELLRRALERQRKILDEAWLGRDDKLPYDDPYQALIMASIVERETGVAKERGQIAGVFVNRLRLGMRLQTDPTVIYGMGERYAGRIGRADLREPTPYNTYVITGLPPTPIAMPGRDAIFAAVHPQQTKALYFVARGDGSHTFSNTLAEHRRAVRQYQLNRRDDYRSSPGAAP
- the pabC gene encoding aminodeoxychorismate lyase, coding for MLSRSDRGLAYGDGLFETLRVGADGRVPLWPRHRARMLAGARRLAIPLAAESLERTLAAQLRDHDAEAGVVKLVLTRGSGGRGYLPPETPEPTLFGQWFPLTEEPRDHLRHGVEIGLCDTVLPDDPFAGLKHLNRLPQVAARAEAGRHGWREGLLLDRHRCPLEATSMNLFAVFGNLLWTPSLERAGVAGVARDWLLDVARDQGWSVEVRARPLSHLRRADGIFLTNSIVGLLPVRKLAQWVWPMNPHVLRWQQLWRAQFND
- the fabF gene encoding beta-ketoacyl-ACP synthase II, which codes for MTRRRVVVTGLGMLTPLGADVNSTWEGIKAGRSGIRPIEHFDTSDFSTKFAGLVPDFELGDYLSAKEGRKMDLFVQYGMVAAIQAIGDAGLDMDKEDGERIGAAIGSGIGGLTNIEENHRKLLDSGPRKLSPFFVPSTIINMIAGNLAIMYGFKGPNFATVSACTTGTHNIGFAAQQIQLGLADVMIAGGAEKGSTPLGMGGFAAARALSSRNDDPQAASRPWDRERDGFVLGDGAGAVVLEEYERAKARGATIYAELVGYGMSDDAYHMTAPSENGAGAALSMRNALRDAGMDAGEVDYINAHATSTKLGDLAELNAVKQAFGEHADKLAVSSTKSMIGHLLGAAGAVEAIICLLAMRDKVAPPTINLDDADEGCDLNLVPNQAQDRQMDVTLSNSFGFGGTNATLLFRRV
- the acpP gene encoding acyl carrier protein; amino-acid sequence: MSSIEERVQKIIVEQLGVKPEDVKSESSFVEDLGADSLDTVELVMALEEEFETEIPDEEAEKISTVQAAVDYIKAHS
- the fabG gene encoding 3-oxoacyl-ACP reductase FabG: MSDERKVALVTGASRGIGKAIARNLVDAGFFVVGTATSENGAKAIADTLAENGDGAVLNVSDDASVETAIKAIVEKHGAPLVLVNNAGITRDNLMLRMKSDEWMDVINTNLNSLYRVTKACIKGMTKARWGRVINISSVVGTMGNAGQANYAAAKGGVEGFTRALARELGSRNITVNSVAPGFIQTDMTDVLPEAQRDALLREIPLGRLGSPDEVASAVAWLAGDGGGYVTGTTVHVNGGMFTG
- the fabD gene encoding ACP S-malonyltransferase gives rise to the protein MSKTAFVFPGQGSQSLGMLADFADHTAVRQAFQEASGALDMDLWELAQNGPEANLNRTENTQPLLLTAGVALWKEWEQSGGPRPALLAGHSLGEYTALTCAGVITLGDAVRLVRTRGELMQQAVAEGEGAMAAILGLDDDQVRRACAEAAQGEVVEAVNLNAPGQVVIAGQGSAVERAIAACKAAGAKRAMPLPVSVPSHCALMKPAAEALAERLEQVRFHAPELPVINNADVARETDPEAIRSALIRQLYSPVRWVETVQALAADGVTTLYECGPGKVLCGLTKRIDRGLDAKPLESLDAFQAALNG